A genome region from Anastrepha ludens isolate Willacy chromosome 3, idAnaLude1.1, whole genome shotgun sequence includes the following:
- the LOC128857405 gene encoding uncharacterized protein LOC128857405, which yields MELHSYAKRKVAKKWSTDQKRQLVETRINHDELFTNKPTASVAPWKKIVSLAKLDDYNVFFVRKQWSNMVNKYKQYKQNRLDVIPNGTHDAEEIEKVTQEWEFFEPIHRFMSHKTTNLHSYALPITVRLPLPLSARDELQDNHSSNSSEDGLNVFSSDTNDEYNNSNDNNALKTQPNTDHDFYTKKNGLPLNYFADVSNDTQESMLVEQPITCNGVTEGMEQVRLHVAGEQIVEMKMEPQSDIERTAEPVQQQIFIDTNAQQQMPSTSGGRMRNYQKRLTERQLSEKDRYYRHKRRFNRRIERRFDAILNVFGQIVKAEYPNINVGPIMGTVMQGTMLANQLFKSENDDDDDDASVDEDNESSTDTEEMQFTTTAAKEINAEISKDEQPEH from the exons ATGGAATTACACTCTTACGCGAAAAGAAAGGTGGCGAAAAAAT GGTCAACTGATCAGAAGCGACAACTTGTAGAGACACGCATCAACCATGATGAGCTTTTCACGAATAAACCCACCGCCAGTGTAGCGCCGTGGAA GAAAATTGTGAGTTTGGCCAAGTTAGATGATTACAATGTGTTTTTTGTGCGCAAGCAATGGTCGAATATGGTCaacaaatacaaacaatacAAG CAAAATCGTCTGGATGTAATACCAAATGGCACGCACGATGCTGAAGAGATCGAAAAAGTTACACAGGAATGGGAATTCTTTGAACCGATACACCGTTTTATGTCGCACAAAACCACCAATTTGCATTCGTACGCCCTACCAATAACTGTACGATTACCACTACCGCTATCAGCACGTGACGAACTACAGGACAATCATAGTTCAAATTCCTCTGAAGATGGCCTCAACGTTTTCAGCAGTGATACGAATGATGAATACAACAATTCGAATGATAACAACGCGCTTAAAACGCAACCAAACACCGATCATGATTTTTATACGAAGAAAAATGGGCTCCCCTTGAATTATTTTGCAGACGTAAGCAATGACACTCAAGAATCGATGCTCGTTGAACAGCCTATAACATGCAATGGCGTAACCGAAGGCATGGAACAGGTGAGACTGCATGTAGCAGGTGAACAAATTGTAGAAATGAAAATGGAACCACAAAGCGATATCGAAAGGACTGCTGAGCCagtacaacaacaaatttttattgatacGAACGCGCAGCAGCAAATGCCCAGCACATCTGGTGGTCGCATGAGGAATTATCAAAAGCGTCTAACCGAGCGACAACTCAGTGAAAAGGACCGTTACTATCGACATAAGCGTCGTTTTAATAGGCGCATAGAGCGACGCTTCGATGCAATATTAAATGTATTCGGGCAGATAGTTAAGGCAGAGTATCCGAACATCAATGTAGGTCCTATTATGGGCACTGTAATGCAAGGAACTATGCTGGCAAATCAGCTATTCAAGAGTGagaacgatgatgatgatgatgatgctagTGTTGATGAAGATAATGAATCTTCAACCGACACGGAGGAAATGCAATTTACCACTACTGCGGCTAAAGAAATAAATGCGGAAATTTCAAAAGATGAACAACCAGAACAttga